In one window of Tumebacillus algifaecis DNA:
- a CDS encoding MFS transporter yields MTQLATNLPSQTKSMRPFRLYLGGNFLAACGEWLDMVALNWAVLALTGSPVHLGIINACRLIPVFLLSVPAGILADRFDRRKLLIGIQTATILLTLLIGWLFYINSPFWLFAVAVCLRAIFQTMDPPIRNSMIPNLVPEHFLGRAIAMNTAALNLSRIIGPAIAGVLLATLDTQEVIWLGAGGLLIEWIALYVLRPVQKQVRSKNGMLKDDLQEAYSFIKNQRTVQSLLLLAVVPMVFGFPYTSMLPVFVDQLMNLGPGGFGALLSVSAVGAVLGSLWLSLRNEQARAGRLLILSVLGFGLSLLLFVLSTNFWLAAAMMFLVGLTGQTYRTMSRITMQKQVPDHLRGRIMSIALMDRGFIPLGAIVIGAVAGTAGALWAGVMMGAGCLLVTLAVLFTRRQIWQI; encoded by the coding sequence ATGACGCAACTTGCAACAAATCTACCTTCCCAAACGAAAAGCATGCGCCCGTTCAGGCTTTATCTAGGCGGTAACTTTCTCGCCGCATGCGGCGAGTGGCTCGACATGGTCGCGCTCAATTGGGCTGTGCTTGCGCTGACAGGCTCACCCGTTCACCTTGGGATCATCAACGCCTGCCGTTTGATTCCGGTGTTTCTATTAAGCGTCCCCGCCGGAATTTTGGCGGATCGCTTTGATCGCAGGAAACTGTTGATCGGCATTCAAACGGCCACGATTCTGCTCACGCTGCTCATCGGTTGGCTGTTTTACATCAACAGTCCGTTTTGGCTGTTCGCGGTGGCTGTCTGCTTGCGCGCCATCTTCCAGACGATGGACCCGCCGATTCGCAATTCGATGATTCCCAATCTAGTCCCAGAACATTTTCTGGGGCGCGCCATCGCGATGAATACTGCGGCGCTCAACCTGTCGCGGATCATCGGGCCTGCCATCGCCGGTGTCCTGCTCGCCACTTTGGACACACAGGAAGTGATCTGGCTGGGCGCGGGGGGACTGCTGATCGAATGGATCGCCCTGTATGTCTTGCGCCCTGTGCAAAAACAGGTGCGGAGCAAGAATGGTATGCTCAAAGACGATCTGCAAGAGGCTTATTCCTTCATCAAGAACCAGCGCACCGTGCAATCACTGTTGCTGCTAGCGGTGGTGCCGATGGTGTTTGGTTTTCCCTATACTTCGATGCTGCCCGTCTTCGTCGATCAACTGATGAATTTAGGACCGGGCGGCTTTGGCGCACTGCTTTCCGTCTCCGCGGTCGGCGCAGTTCTCGGATCGCTTTGGCTGTCCCTGCGCAACGAGCAAGCGCGGGCGGGGCGGTTGTTGATCCTCTCCGTACTCGGATTCGGTTTGTCTCTGTTGCTGTTTGTGCTGTCCACCAACTTCTGGCTGGCCGCAGCGATGATGTTTCTCGTCGGATTGACCGGTCAAACTTACCGCACGATGAGCCGCATCACGATGCAGAAACAAGTGCCTGATCACCTGCGCGGGCGGATCATGAGCATCGCTCTGATGGACCGCGGCTTTATCCCGCTTGGTGCGATTGTGATCGGTGCGGTCGCAGGTACCGCCGGAGCATTGTGGGCCGGAGTAATGATGGGGGCGGGCTGCCTGCTGGTCACGCTCGCTGTACTTTTCACGCGCCGTCAAATTTGGCAGATCTAA
- a CDS encoding TerB N-terminal domain-containing protein, translated as MKAKEFRAQVARWKEVAGTPAPEVEFFHNWPKHEHLNKAQLRWFLYWRRLWERGVVKKTSLSYMMIHIYELLSLEYIKQPEKAVERLIHFYTEFHNIQPKLDVTLVRWIGDLYLKLNDLDNALYWYTKGPLGDLYEKLSWYRFGDLDIPMPVLLKVAGMAKTGFYRERMPGIEEEIEAMMHVAFRAFYRREGMHPLDKFARYTDDPVIYLFSNTPIHEKYVLDGYRRYDYAGSFVHWVKNGLRCAENLIRRTEGKPLLKYDESVTIYFAELEADYPAKPKVREKAPQLPEPVLSRELPEQPIELDLSRVRALAQETDWLVEMMYEGSKEELLFVKNESVTSSAMGESNEAEQAETTADDSSAAVSESLLLAPLFAVPEAGQFEDFFASLSFAEQDFLRHLSRSGEQPRRTLSDWLKGRRMFLDAVVMSINEQAIDAGLDPIVSDDGEAIALEAEYDDAMRRSCNDE; from the coding sequence GTGAAAGCAAAAGAATTCCGTGCTCAAGTGGCGAGATGGAAAGAGGTAGCGGGAACACCAGCCCCAGAAGTTGAGTTCTTTCACAATTGGCCCAAGCACGAGCACTTGAACAAGGCGCAATTGCGTTGGTTTTTGTACTGGCGCAGGCTTTGGGAACGCGGAGTTGTGAAGAAGACGAGCCTGTCCTATATGATGATACACATTTACGAACTGCTCAGTTTGGAATATATCAAGCAACCGGAGAAGGCGGTCGAGCGGCTGATCCATTTTTACACAGAGTTTCATAACATCCAGCCCAAGCTCGACGTGACATTGGTGCGCTGGATTGGTGATCTCTATCTGAAGCTGAATGATCTGGACAACGCCTTGTATTGGTATACGAAAGGACCACTTGGCGACCTCTATGAAAAGCTGTCTTGGTACCGCTTTGGCGATCTGGACATCCCGATGCCAGTATTGCTCAAGGTGGCGGGGATGGCCAAGACCGGATTTTACCGCGAGCGGATGCCAGGGATCGAAGAGGAGATCGAAGCGATGATGCATGTAGCGTTTCGAGCGTTTTACCGCCGCGAAGGGATGCATCCGTTAGATAAGTTCGCACGCTACACCGACGACCCAGTGATCTATCTGTTCTCAAACACGCCGATTCACGAAAAATACGTTCTTGATGGTTATCGCCGCTACGACTATGCAGGCTCCTTCGTCCACTGGGTCAAGAACGGGCTACGTTGCGCCGAAAATTTGATCCGCCGTACGGAAGGCAAGCCTTTGCTCAAATATGACGAAAGCGTCACCATCTATTTCGCGGAGTTGGAAGCGGACTACCCGGCCAAGCCAAAAGTGCGCGAAAAAGCTCCGCAGTTGCCAGAACCTGTGTTGTCGCGCGAACTTCCCGAGCAGCCGATCGAACTGGACCTCTCCAGGGTGCGAGCGCTTGCACAGGAAACGGACTGGCTGGTCGAGATGATGTACGAAGGCTCGAAGGAAGAACTGCTGTTTGTTAAAAACGAGAGCGTCACCTCGAGCGCGATGGGGGAGTCGAACGAAGCGGAACAGGCTGAAACAACTGCCGACGACAGCAGTGCGGCTGTTTCCGAATCGCTCCTGCTCGCCCCGCTGTTTGCTGTGCCGGAAGCGGGCCAATTTGAAGATTTTTTTGCATCGCTAAGCTTTGCGGAGCAGGACTTCCTGCGGCATCTCAGCAGAAGCGGAGAGCAGCCCAGACGCACGCTGTCCGACTGGCTGAAAGGCAGGCGGATGTTTTTAGATGCGGTCGTGATGAGCATCAACGAGCAGGCGATCGACGCCGGGCTTGATCCGATTGTGAGCGACGACGGGGAAGCGATCGCTCTGGAGGCGGAATATGATGATGCGATGAGGAGGAGTTGCAACGATGAGTGA
- a CDS encoding glycerate kinase, with protein MKVVVAVDSFKGSLDAKTVCAAVREGVMRVDPHAELIEIPLADGGEGTAEQLVHATGGTMQMATVTGPLGIPVQAMYGVLGDEKTAVIEMAQASGLTLVPEELRNPLLTTSRGTGELIAHALDSGYRRFVIGLGGSATNDGGAGMLQALGMRFFDERGEALEAGGGALGRLARFTEDELDHRLAKASFVVASDVQNRLVGPEGASVIFGPQKGATPEMTALLDAALDRFGEVVFSQKGLEMRQLPGGGAAGGMGAALAVFLGATLRSGIEVMTGAVELERRLQGADLVITGEGRLDEQTLSGKVIAGVSRAAARQGVPVFALCGELALSAAQLERLGVVAAFSIVPGPCTLAEAMGRTAEWTADAAERLLRVWKIAQAK; from the coding sequence ATGAAAGTGGTCGTAGCGGTGGATTCATTTAAAGGGAGCCTGGATGCGAAAACCGTTTGTGCAGCTGTGCGAGAAGGGGTCATGCGTGTCGATCCGCACGCGGAACTGATCGAAATTCCGCTGGCTGACGGCGGTGAAGGGACCGCGGAGCAGTTGGTGCATGCCACAGGCGGCACCATGCAGATGGCCACGGTGACCGGGCCGCTCGGGATACCTGTGCAGGCGATGTATGGAGTGCTCGGCGACGAGAAGACGGCGGTGATCGAGATGGCACAAGCGTCCGGGTTAACTCTAGTGCCAGAAGAGCTGCGCAATCCGCTTTTGACGACCAGCCGAGGCACAGGCGAGTTGATCGCACATGCGCTTGACAGCGGCTATCGTCGCTTTGTGATCGGTCTTGGCGGTAGTGCGACCAATGATGGTGGCGCAGGAATGTTGCAAGCGTTGGGGATGCGCTTTTTCGATGAGCGCGGCGAGGCTTTGGAAGCGGGTGGTGGCGCACTCGGCCGACTGGCGCGGTTCACGGAGGACGAGTTGGACCACAGGCTTGCAAAAGCGTCCTTTGTGGTGGCTAGCGATGTGCAGAATCGGTTGGTCGGGCCGGAGGGGGCGTCCGTCATCTTCGGCCCGCAAAAAGGAGCTACACCGGAGATGACCGCGCTGCTCGATGCAGCGTTGGATCGGTTTGGGGAGGTCGTGTTCTCACAAAAGGGTTTGGAGATGCGCCAATTGCCAGGCGGCGGTGCGGCAGGCGGGATGGGAGCAGCCCTGGCCGTCTTTTTGGGCGCCACATTGCGGTCGGGTATTGAGGTGATGACGGGGGCTGTCGAGTTGGAACGGCGACTACAGGGGGCGGACCTCGTGATCACCGGCGAGGGCAGGCTCGATGAGCAAACCTTGTCCGGCAAAGTGATCGCGGGGGTAAGTCGGGCTGCGGCACGGCAAGGTGTGCCCGTTTTCGCGCTGTGCGGGGAGTTGGCGCTGTCAGCCGCACAGTTGGAGCGGCTCGGTGTGGTAGCCGCCTTCTCCATCGTACCGGGGCCATGCACACTGGCCGAAGCGATGGGTCGGACGGCCGAGTGGACAGCCGATGCGGCCGAGCGCTTGCTTCGCGTCTGGAAGATAGCTCAAGCGAAGTGA
- a CDS encoding M20/M25/M40 family metallo-hydrolase, with the protein MNNNIIRSLVVLLILSLTAFLGLNQIAAPNVLPKDAPADQFSAERAALHVEQIAKEPHSTGTVEAAKVRDYLLSELKKAGLDAQVQEADSARVSHGTVYSGHIQNVIARLKGTAGGDKAILIAAHYDSVQTAPGASDDGAAVGAMLETLRALQAGPQLKQDVIFLFTDGEEAGLLGANAFAKEHPWAKDVGMVLNFEARGYKGPSFMFETSDSNGWLMNEFAKAAEHPVANSMLYDMYKLLPNDTDLTVFKQAGLGGLNFAYAIGLNAYHNTLDSVETMDRESLQHHGSYMLSLTNHFGNLDSLENPKEQNHVYFNVFKHVLVDYSQAWVLPLTAVVTLLFLFVLITGLRRGDVWVGGLFKGFLGFLLAVGVTGGVAMGAWTLVNMLQSDLAYNLVNDPDFFSVYSWGFALLSIAVFAMMYVWIRRWTTTSNLMGGSIILFWLLTLAVTFLLPGGSYLFAWPLFFSLIGWYFLMKSRDGEIKTLQDAVIQTLFAVPAVLLFVPIVYLVLVLVTLELAGVVFALLAIMMGLLVPHLISLLEVRTWRFPIAMVGSALVIFLIAGFTLDISDKNPTFASVFYGKNQDTNKAVYATASPLDDPWLEQFLSDDPEKGKLSDIFNPLFTRDYRYAEAPEIKDEAPKLEVVSDTTQGDVRTLKVKLEPQRKATEYAVAAKTEAKVIGGSVNGKSFQLDVAEGKTFLVNYTAAPEKPLELTLQIQPGSKITLNVFDTTYGYPSVQGKSYTENPKTIMATKRVMISKKYEL; encoded by the coding sequence ATGAATAATAACATCATTCGTTCACTCGTTGTGTTGCTGATTTTGTCACTGACCGCATTTCTCGGCCTGAATCAGATCGCAGCACCGAACGTGCTTCCGAAAGACGCTCCGGCCGATCAATTCTCCGCCGAGCGCGCGGCCTTGCACGTTGAGCAGATCGCCAAAGAGCCGCATTCGACTGGTACGGTCGAAGCGGCAAAAGTGCGCGATTATCTGCTTTCTGAATTGAAGAAAGCTGGACTCGATGCGCAGGTGCAAGAAGCGGATTCGGCCCGCGTCTCGCACGGTACAGTCTATTCGGGTCACATTCAAAACGTCATCGCGCGCCTCAAAGGGACGGCAGGCGGCGACAAAGCGATCCTGATCGCTGCCCATTACGATTCTGTCCAGACTGCTCCTGGTGCGAGCGACGACGGTGCGGCTGTCGGCGCGATGCTCGAAACGCTGCGTGCATTACAAGCCGGCCCGCAGTTAAAACAGGATGTGATCTTCCTCTTCACCGACGGGGAGGAGGCAGGTCTGCTCGGTGCCAACGCGTTTGCGAAAGAGCACCCGTGGGCCAAAGATGTCGGCATGGTGCTCAACTTCGAAGCGCGTGGCTACAAAGGGCCGTCCTTCATGTTTGAGACCAGCGACAGCAATGGCTGGCTGATGAACGAGTTCGCCAAAGCGGCCGAGCATCCGGTGGCTAACTCGATGCTCTATGATATGTACAAACTGTTGCCGAACGATACCGACCTCACCGTCTTCAAACAAGCGGGGCTGGGCGGCTTGAACTTCGCGTATGCGATCGGTCTGAACGCCTACCACAACACGCTGGACAGCGTGGAGACGATGGACCGTGAAAGCTTGCAGCACCACGGCTCCTACATGCTCTCTTTGACCAACCATTTTGGCAATCTGGACAGTTTGGAGAATCCGAAAGAGCAAAACCACGTCTACTTCAACGTGTTCAAGCATGTGCTCGTTGACTATTCGCAAGCATGGGTGCTCCCGCTGACCGCTGTGGTCACGCTGTTGTTCCTGTTTGTCCTGATCACAGGACTGCGCCGTGGCGATGTGTGGGTGGGTGGCCTGTTCAAAGGCTTCCTCGGCTTCCTGCTCGCTGTGGGTGTTACGGGCGGCGTGGCGATGGGCGCGTGGACGCTGGTCAACATGCTACAGTCCGACTTAGCGTACAACTTGGTCAACGACCCTGATTTCTTTAGCGTTTATTCGTGGGGCTTTGCCCTGCTCTCGATCGCGGTGTTCGCGATGATGTACGTCTGGATTCGCCGCTGGACGACGACGTCCAACCTGATGGGTGGTTCGATCATCTTGTTCTGGCTGCTCACGCTCGCTGTCACCTTCCTGCTGCCAGGCGGGTCCTACCTGTTCGCGTGGCCGCTGTTCTTCTCCTTGATCGGTTGGTACTTCTTGATGAAGTCCAGAGATGGCGAGATCAAGACGCTGCAAGATGCGGTGATCCAAACATTGTTCGCCGTACCGGCGGTGCTCCTGTTTGTGCCGATCGTCTATCTCGTGCTAGTGCTGGTCACGCTCGAACTGGCAGGTGTGGTCTTCGCGCTACTGGCGATCATGATGGGCCTGCTCGTACCGCACCTCATCTCGCTACTGGAAGTGCGCACTTGGCGCTTCCCGATCGCGATGGTCGGGTCTGCGTTGGTCATCTTCCTGATCGCAGGCTTTACGCTCGATATTTCCGATAAGAATCCGACGTTCGCCAGCGTCTTCTATGGGAAAAACCAAGACACTAACAAAGCGGTGTACGCGACCGCTTCCCCGCTCGACGATCCGTGGCTGGAGCAATTCCTCAGCGACGACCCGGAGAAGGGAAAACTCTCCGATATCTTCAACCCGTTGTTCACGCGTGACTATCGCTATGCGGAAGCGCCGGAGATCAAAGACGAGGCACCGAAGCTCGAAGTGGTTTCCGACACGACACAAGGGGATGTCCGCACCTTGAAGGTCAAATTGGAGCCGCAACGCAAAGCGACCGAGTATGCGGTCGCCGCGAAGACGGAGGCCAAAGTGATCGGAGGCAGTGTCAACGGCAAGTCGTTCCAACTTGACGTGGCGGAAGGCAAGACGTTCTTGGTCAACTACACGGCAGCGCCTGAAAAACCGCTGGAACTGACTTTGCAGATTCAACCGGGAAGCAAAATCACGCTCAACGTGTTCGATACCACCTATGGCTATCCGAGCGTTCAAGGCAAATCCTACACCGAGAATCCGAAGACGATCATGGCTACCAAACGCGTCATGATCAGCAAGAAATACGAATTGTAG
- a CDS encoding MOSC domain-containing protein produces MEVVRVSVGRPQSLTHNGQTLKSAIDKQAVAERVFLSRVNFEGDEQADLVHHGGPDKAVCAYPDEHYAYWEETLGVKLPANAFGENLTLRGLPESEVRIGDTFQIGEAVLQVCQPRIPCGKINMRTGVPNFVKKFKESGFTGYYLRVLQEGFVEANPQIRRLERGKGLSIEAINRVLFQEQQSIAMLKSIIADEVLADSLRDHLTRQLEQLERKGADANA; encoded by the coding sequence ATGGAAGTAGTACGTGTAAGCGTTGGTCGACCGCAGTCATTGACGCATAACGGGCAGACGCTCAAGAGCGCGATCGATAAGCAGGCGGTGGCCGAGCGCGTCTTTTTGTCCCGCGTGAACTTCGAAGGGGATGAGCAAGCGGACCTCGTCCATCACGGCGGACCGGACAAAGCGGTCTGCGCCTACCCCGATGAACATTATGCGTATTGGGAAGAGACCTTGGGTGTCAAGCTTCCTGCCAACGCATTCGGTGAAAATTTGACATTGCGCGGCCTGCCGGAATCAGAAGTCCGCATCGGCGACACGTTCCAGATCGGGGAGGCGGTACTGCAAGTCTGTCAGCCGCGCATTCCATGTGGCAAGATCAATATGCGAACTGGTGTGCCGAACTTTGTGAAAAAGTTTAAAGAGAGCGGCTTTACCGGTTACTACCTGCGTGTCCTGCAGGAAGGCTTTGTGGAGGCCAATCCGCAGATCAGGCGCTTGGAGCGTGGAAAAGGGCTGTCTATCGAAGCGATCAACCGCGTGCTTTTCCAAGAGCAGCAAAGCATCGCGATGTTAAAGAGCATCATTGCTGATGAAGTGCTGGCCGACTCGCTGCGCGATCATCTCACGCGCCAATTGGAGCAATTGGAACGAAAAGGGGCCGATGCGAATGCATGA
- a CDS encoding VOC family protein encodes MSYTFSGIDHVQLAAPRGCEETARKFFTDLLGMQELEKPEPLRARGGAWFICGAQQIHIGVEAEFAPAKKAHPAFVVHNLDALLARLDAHGAEYQLDTALDDRKRFFMNDPWGNRLEFMELEGN; translated from the coding sequence ATGAGCTACACCTTTTCTGGCATCGACCACGTCCAGTTGGCCGCACCGCGAGGCTGTGAGGAAACGGCCCGAAAATTTTTCACCGACCTGCTCGGCATGCAGGAATTGGAAAAACCAGAACCGTTACGGGCGCGGGGCGGCGCTTGGTTCATCTGTGGTGCTCAACAGATACACATCGGCGTCGAAGCGGAGTTCGCCCCGGCGAAAAAAGCGCATCCGGCCTTTGTTGTGCACAACCTCGATGCCTTGCTGGCCCGCTTGGATGCGCACGGTGCTGAGTATCAGCTCGATACGGCGCTTGACGACCGCAAACGTTTTTTTATGAACGACCCGTGGGGGAATCGACTCGAATTTATGGAACTGGAGGGGAACTGA
- a CDS encoding DUF2785 domain-containing protein has product MNLLQELEIIKQNEYQLAEYQDLMSLTNSILDHLGSADSYLRDDLGYLTLSNWIYQKDLFSAEQLGEILSRVVSDEMWFYKIGETGTDSVFLRSFSSLVIALLLLRDNKNPFITPDEFRMILSRMVDYCQQERDLRGFVAHGGWAHAAAHVADAVDECVKHRYATAADCEQLWGALQALIRHAKAVYEAEEDERINNALFAMIETGKVSLEQVCAWLEAEEYEGSDYNESFTLRINWKHLIRSLYFRLKDNNLLGDSEESLLVIQRRFAPPY; this is encoded by the coding sequence ATGAACCTGCTACAAGAACTCGAAATCATCAAACAAAATGAGTATCAGCTTGCCGAATACCAAGACCTAATGTCCCTTACCAACTCGATTTTGGATCACTTAGGTTCTGCCGATTCCTATCTGCGTGACGACCTCGGCTACCTGACTTTGTCCAACTGGATCTATCAAAAAGACCTGTTCAGTGCAGAGCAGCTGGGGGAAATTCTGTCTCGGGTGGTAAGCGACGAGATGTGGTTTTACAAAATTGGCGAAACGGGTACCGACAGCGTGTTTTTGCGCAGCTTCTCCAGCCTCGTCATCGCGTTGTTGCTGTTGCGTGATAACAAGAACCCCTTCATTACGCCAGACGAGTTTCGAATGATTCTTTCCCGTATGGTCGACTATTGCCAGCAAGAGCGAGACCTCCGCGGTTTCGTCGCGCACGGAGGCTGGGCGCATGCGGCAGCGCACGTCGCCGATGCGGTCGATGAATGTGTAAAGCATCGCTATGCCACAGCGGCAGACTGCGAACAGCTGTGGGGCGCTCTGCAGGCTTTGATTCGTCATGCGAAAGCTGTCTACGAAGCGGAAGAGGACGAGCGCATCAACAACGCGCTGTTTGCCATGATCGAAACGGGCAAGGTCTCGCTCGAGCAAGTCTGCGCCTGGCTCGAAGCTGAAGAGTACGAGGGAAGCGACTACAACGAAAGTTTCACGTTGCGCATCAACTGGAAACACCTCATCCGTAGTCTCTACTTCCGATTGAAGGACAACAACCTGCTTGGTGACAGCGAAGAGAGCCTGCTTGTGATCCAACGTCGTTTCGCACCCCCTTACTAG
- a CDS encoding HelD family protein, translated as MEAEIQSAYQEELQQLEKAAAEIDRQLQSLETIPRYYGDDLTEQALENIREARRHNLQIAGVEPYFGRLDFQEAGVDAPQPLYIGKVGVEDEQTGQLLVIDWRAPVASMFYSFTGGDETASYDSPEGLIEGLIYLKRNLVIRKQILQRVVDAYVKGGDNLDVADEFLLYRLGENKDNRLRDIVSTIQAEQDKIIRSAKNTALVIQGVAGSGKTTVALHRLAYLLYQYRENIRAEKMIIFAPNSMFLDYISGVLPELGVGGIQQTTFSDWALDLLERDVELADPAERLATWFAIGPKRPVLDENAPGRWKGSMRFYRYVEERLDAFEQNYVPQRSFEAWDGHVLDATTVQEWFHTEYKHYPIAKRRERVTGRIKRWLEMELEQVWDGMQRKELKKKANARLRSYLKGMPDLTPFAFYKKLFSEATDLPEAIVKASNKLFKKKIVDLEDLAPLLLIRNRLQGIDSAQMFDHVVIDEAQDFSPFQVALLKNQTRGNSFSILGDLSQGIHAYQGVHSWQEFLDLFAEEEQAYFQLERSYRSTTEIINFANVVLERSQQALTLAVPVFRSGEKVRVAQVAAQDRLPTVIAAVQRLQSGTHSTVAVVARTEEESRELHAALLQAGLAATLIHSKQREYKGGLSVLPVYLTKGLEFDAVLITDVDEQHYELSPQDAKLLYVGCTRALHELWLLYEGAPSPLIADLDEELYASELEI; from the coding sequence TTGGAAGCTGAGATTCAAAGTGCCTATCAAGAAGAACTGCAGCAGCTCGAAAAGGCCGCTGCCGAGATTGACCGCCAGTTGCAGTCGCTCGAAACGATCCCCCGCTATTATGGAGACGATCTGACCGAGCAAGCCTTGGAAAACATTCGCGAGGCGAGGCGCCACAATTTGCAGATCGCAGGTGTTGAGCCTTATTTTGGCCGCCTCGATTTTCAAGAAGCGGGCGTCGATGCGCCGCAACCGCTATATATCGGCAAGGTTGGCGTCGAGGATGAACAGACCGGACAACTGCTCGTCATCGACTGGCGGGCGCCCGTCGCTTCGATGTTCTACTCGTTCACAGGTGGAGATGAAACGGCGTCATACGATTCGCCAGAAGGGCTGATCGAAGGGCTGATCTATCTGAAACGCAACCTCGTGATCCGAAAGCAAATCTTGCAACGCGTCGTCGATGCGTATGTCAAAGGCGGCGACAACCTCGACGTGGCCGATGAGTTCCTGCTCTACCGCCTTGGCGAAAACAAGGACAATCGCTTGCGGGACATCGTTTCGACGATTCAAGCGGAACAGGACAAGATCATCCGTTCCGCCAAGAACACCGCGCTGGTCATTCAAGGGGTCGCAGGCAGCGGGAAGACGACGGTCGCCCTGCATCGCTTGGCCTATCTGCTCTATCAGTATCGGGAGAACATTCGGGCGGAGAAAATGATCATCTTTGCACCGAACTCGATGTTCCTCGATTACATCTCGGGCGTCTTGCCAGAGCTTGGCGTCGGTGGAATTCAGCAGACGACATTTAGCGATTGGGCATTGGACCTGCTCGAGCGGGACGTGGAGTTGGCCGACCCGGCAGAGCGACTCGCCACGTGGTTTGCGATCGGACCGAAGCGTCCTGTGCTCGATGAAAACGCCCCTGGGCGTTGGAAAGGTTCGATGCGTTTTTATCGATATGTGGAGGAGCGCTTGGATGCGTTCGAACAAAATTACGTGCCACAGCGATCCTTTGAAGCGTGGGACGGCCACGTGCTGGATGCAACGACCGTGCAGGAATGGTTCCACACCGAGTATAAGCACTACCCGATCGCCAAGCGCCGAGAGCGAGTAACAGGCCGGATCAAGCGCTGGTTGGAGATGGAGCTTGAGCAGGTTTGGGATGGGATGCAACGCAAAGAATTGAAGAAGAAGGCCAACGCGCGTTTGCGCTCCTATTTAAAAGGAATGCCCGATCTGACGCCGTTTGCGTTTTATAAAAAGCTGTTCAGCGAGGCAACCGATCTGCCCGAAGCGATCGTGAAAGCTTCGAACAAACTGTTTAAGAAGAAGATCGTCGATCTCGAAGATTTGGCACCGCTGCTTCTGATTCGCAATCGTTTGCAGGGCATCGATAGCGCGCAGATGTTCGACCATGTGGTGATCGATGAAGCGCAGGACTTTTCCCCTTTTCAGGTCGCTTTGTTGAAAAATCAGACCAGGGGCAACTCCTTTTCCATTCTGGGCGACCTGTCGCAGGGAATTCATGCCTATCAAGGCGTTCATTCCTGGCAGGAGTTTCTCGATTTGTTTGCCGAAGAGGAGCAGGCTTACTTTCAGTTGGAACGCAGTTATCGCTCGACGACGGAGATCATCAACTTCGCCAACGTGGTGCTGGAACGCTCCCAGCAAGCGCTGACGCTGGCCGTTCCCGTTTTCCGCAGCGGGGAAAAAGTGCGCGTGGCGCAAGTGGCGGCACAAGATCGCCTGCCGACGGTGATCGCAGCCGTCCAGCGCTTGCAAAGCGGAACGCATAGCACCGTGGCGGTGGTCGCCCGCACCGAAGAGGAGTCGCGGGAACTGCATGCAGCATTGTTGCAAGCCGGGCTTGCGGCCACGCTGATCCACTCCAAGCAGCGCGAATACAAAGGCGGCCTGTCGGTGCTGCCCGTGTACCTCACCAAAGGGCTGGAATTTGATGCGGTGCTGATCACCGATGTGGATGAACAACATTATGAACTTTCGCCGCAGGATGCAAAACTGCTCTATGTCGGTTGCACCCGGGCGTTGCATGAACTGTGGTTGTTGTATGAAGGGGCACCCTCGCCGTTGATCGCCGATTTGGATGAGGAGCTCTATGCATCAGAACTGGAGATTTGA
- a CDS encoding SAM-dependent methyltransferase, whose translation MHDRDQEIILRPIGIVRSPREEAIDDFWGGVESVIELDPAQFTEDVTAGLRDFSHVDVIFFMNRVDPARIETTARHPRNNPDWPKVGIFAQRAKGRPNRLGVTNCQLISVEGLRITVRGLDAIDGTPVVDLKPYMLEFGPRGEVKQPEWSHVLMKEYFLG comes from the coding sequence ATGCATGATCGGGACCAAGAGATCATCCTGCGACCGATTGGCATCGTGCGTTCCCCGCGCGAGGAAGCGATCGACGATTTCTGGGGTGGTGTCGAGTCGGTGATCGAACTCGACCCGGCACAGTTTACCGAAGATGTGACCGCAGGACTTCGAGATTTTTCGCATGTGGACGTCATCTTCTTTATGAACCGTGTGGACCCCGCGCGGATCGAAACTACCGCTCGCCATCCCCGCAATAACCCGGACTGGCCGAAAGTGGGCATCTTCGCTCAGCGCGCCAAAGGTCGTCCGAATCGTCTTGGCGTCACCAACTGCCAACTGATCAGCGTCGAGGGTCTCCGCATCACCGTTCGTGGGCTGGACGCGATCGATGGCACTCCGGTGGTGGACTTGAAACCGTACATGCTGGAGTTTGGCCCGCGTGGGGAAGTCAAACAGCCAGAGTGGTCGCATGTGCTGATGAAGGAGTATTTTCTCGGATAA